One segment of Fibrobacter sp. UWR3 DNA contains the following:
- the hpt gene encoding hypoxanthine phosphoribosyltransferase, with amino-acid sequence MYRKSSKPLISAQEINERLDTLGKDVAAFGCDIVITVLSGGFIFSADICKRIASPKLQLAFIRASSYGSGTESSGNLKITGLENMDIRGKKVLVIDDILDTGNTMFGIKQALAGMGAKEIKTCVLLDKPARRTADITADFAGFEVENKFVVGYGLDYAGDYRTFPEIWTMEEDDGK; translated from the coding sequence ATGTATAGGAAGTCCAGCAAACCGCTCATTTCCGCACAGGAGATAAACGAGCGACTGGACACGCTCGGCAAGGACGTTGCCGCGTTCGGGTGCGATATCGTAATCACCGTGCTTTCGGGCGGATTCATTTTCAGCGCCGATATCTGCAAGCGAATCGCGTCGCCGAAACTGCAACTCGCCTTCATACGGGCATCTAGTTATGGCAGCGGCACCGAATCGAGCGGGAACCTCAAAATCACGGGGCTCGAGAACATGGATATCCGCGGCAAGAAGGTGCTCGTGATAGACGACATTCTCGATACCGGCAACACGATGTTCGGAATCAAGCAGGCCCTTGCCGGCATGGGCGCGAAGGAAATCAAGACCTGCGTGCTGCTCGACAAGCCCGCCCGCCGTACCGCGGACATAACCGCCGACTTCGCGGGTTTCGAGGTAGAAAACAAGTTTGTCGTGGGCTACGGGCTCGACTACGCGGGCGACTACCGCACATTCCCCGAAATCTGGACGATGGAGGAAGACGATGGCAAGTAA
- a CDS encoding CofH family radical SAM protein — MNTNLQKAVDGTRITPAEALDILKNTPWTEVVEAGDAIRRRMNPGNRVGYTAFRIVNYTNVCEVTCSFCSFCRPAHSKEAYVLSLDEIRRKTLEAKAKGADQIFLQGGVNKEIPLSYYTDVLKMLSQEMGVKVRGFSPVELVRIAEFNNMPLDELLDVLKEAGLSSVPGAGAEILSDRMRQMLSPRKLTARQWCDTLAACHRKGLPGSANIVFGSIETAEEIIEHLNYVRSTQDRAPDAAHGFKSFVVWTFQPQTDKFPIRHVRGDEYLKLLALSRIFLDNIPHIEVSLLGMGLSLGELGLHAGADDINSIVIEENVLQNHGLTTIEAAEKFITDAGFTPYRRSLNFD; from the coding sequence ATGAATACAAACTTGCAAAAAGCGGTTGACGGAACCCGCATCACTCCGGCGGAAGCGCTCGATATCTTGAAAAACACCCCGTGGACTGAAGTGGTGGAAGCGGGAGACGCGATTCGCAGGCGCATGAACCCCGGAAACCGCGTGGGCTATACCGCGTTCCGCATCGTGAACTACACGAACGTGTGCGAGGTGACCTGCAGTTTTTGCAGTTTTTGCAGGCCGGCGCATAGCAAAGAAGCGTACGTGCTTAGTTTGGACGAAATCCGCCGGAAGACTCTTGAAGCGAAGGCGAAGGGTGCCGACCAGATTTTTTTGCAGGGGGGCGTGAACAAGGAAATTCCCCTGAGTTATTACACCGACGTGCTGAAGATGCTCTCGCAGGAAATGGGCGTGAAGGTGCGCGGTTTTTCGCCGGTGGAACTCGTGCGCATCGCGGAATTCAACAACATGCCACTCGACGAACTGCTCGACGTGCTGAAGGAAGCGGGCCTGAGTTCCGTTCCGGGAGCAGGCGCCGAAATCTTAAGCGACCGTATGCGCCAGATGCTGAGCCCGCGGAAACTTACCGCAAGGCAGTGGTGCGATACACTCGCCGCCTGCCACAGGAAGGGACTCCCCGGGAGCGCGAACATCGTCTTCGGGAGCATCGAGACCGCAGAAGAAATCATCGAGCACCTGAACTACGTGCGGAGCACGCAGGACAGGGCGCCGGACGCCGCCCACGGATTCAAGAGTTTCGTGGTATGGACGTTCCAGCCGCAGACCGACAAGTTCCCCATCCGGCACGTGCGCGGCGACGAATACCTCAAGCTGCTCGCGCTCAGCCGCATATTCCTCGACAACATCCCGCATATCGAGGTTTCGCTCCTCGGGATGGGCCTCTCTCTCGGGGAACTCGGGCTCCATGCCGGCGCCGATGACATCAACAGCATCGTGATAGAAGAAAACGTCCTGCAAAATCACGGCCTCACCACCATCGAGGCGGCAGAAAAGTTCATTACCGACGCCGGTTTTACCCCTTACCGGCGCAGTCTGAACTTCGACTGA
- the rpsB gene encoding 30S ribosomal protein S2 — translation MANLPSVEDLLAAGSHFGHQTQRWNPKMKPYILAEKNGIYVLNLSKTRDLLEEAAKAAAKISESGKTVLFVGTKPTARQCVLDAAAACNQFSVTNRWLGGMLTNFQTVRKSIKKIDKIDAMENDGTFQALSKKEVLDKNREREKLLSVFGGIREMVNLPGLLVVTDLAHEKIAVAEARRLHIPIIGICDTNVDPTLVDYPVPANDDAVKSIKLIVDYIAANVKARVANDKKADKEEPKKFDNGEDK, via the coding sequence ATGGCAAATCTGCCTTCCGTTGAAGATCTGCTTGCAGCAGGCTCCCACTTTGGTCACCAGACTCAGCGCTGGAACCCGAAAATGAAACCCTACATCTTGGCTGAAAAGAACGGCATCTACGTTCTCAACCTGTCCAAGACTCGCGACCTCCTCGAAGAAGCCGCCAAGGCCGCCGCCAAGATTTCTGAATCTGGCAAGACCGTGCTCTTCGTTGGCACCAAGCCGACTGCTCGTCAGTGCGTGCTCGACGCCGCTGCCGCTTGCAACCAGTTCTCCGTTACCAACCGCTGGCTCGGCGGTATGCTCACCAACTTCCAGACGGTCCGCAAGTCCATCAAGAAGATCGACAAGATCGACGCCATGGAAAACGACGGTACGTTCCAGGCCCTCTCCAAGAAGGAAGTGCTCGACAAGAACCGCGAACGCGAAAAGCTCCTTTCCGTGTTCGGTGGCATCCGTGAAATGGTGAACCTTCCGGGTCTCCTGGTCGTGACCGACCTCGCCCACGAAAAGATTGCCGTGGCCGAAGCCCGTCGCCTTCACATTCCTATCATCGGCATCTGCGACACGAACGTCGATCCGACCCTCGTGGATTACCCCGTGCCGGCTAACGACGACGCCGTGAAGTCCATCAAGCTCATTGTGGACTACATCGCCGCCAACGTCAAGGCCCGCGTCGCCAACGACAAGAAGGCCGACAAGGAAGAACCCAAGAAGTTCGACAACGGCGAGGACAAGTAA
- the tsf gene encoding translation elongation factor Ts: MQITASLVNELRQKTGVGMMQCKKALTETDGDMDKAVELLRKQGAAVAAKRADKAAKEGRIYLVETADKAAAFELSCETEPVSNNDDFVALANLAVKAVETQAISSVEDLKNAVVDGVKIADRLADVLVKIQENIDFRKFGELKKVPNSVFGVYSHMKGKIGVITELAFEGSADEAALKAAAKDIAMQAAAFAPVALNDASVPAETIEKEKEIAKAQIEASGKQTKPEFMQRQIDGRVAKVLKEIVLEDQEFFMSEKNPKKLSVKDYLQEVVAKQLGLSSLKVVNFIRFERGN, from the coding sequence ATGCAGATTACCGCTTCCCTCGTTAACGAACTCCGCCAGAAGACTGGCGTGGGCATGATGCAGTGCAAGAAGGCCCTCACCGAGACTGACGGTGACATGGACAAGGCCGTCGAGCTCCTCCGCAAGCAGGGTGCCGCCGTCGCTGCAAAGCGCGCCGACAAGGCTGCCAAGGAAGGCCGCATCTACCTCGTGGAAACTGCCGACAAGGCTGCTGCGTTCGAACTCTCTTGCGAAACCGAACCGGTTTCCAACAACGATGACTTCGTCGCTCTCGCGAACCTCGCCGTGAAGGCAGTCGAGACCCAGGCTATCTCCTCCGTCGAAGACCTCAAGAACGCTGTCGTCGACGGCGTGAAGATTGCCGACCGCCTCGCCGACGTTCTCGTGAAGATCCAGGAAAACATCGACTTCCGCAAGTTCGGCGAACTCAAGAAGGTCCCGAATTCCGTGTTCGGTGTTTACAGCCACATGAAGGGCAAGATCGGTGTGATTACCGAACTCGCATTCGAAGGCTCTGCCGACGAAGCCGCCCTCAAGGCTGCCGCCAAGGACATCGCTATGCAGGCTGCCGCATTTGCTCCGGTTGCCCTGAACGATGCTTCCGTCCCGGCCGAAACGATCGAGAAGGAAAAGGAAATTGCCAAGGCTCAGATCGAAGCTTCTGGCAAGCAGACCAAGCCTGAGTTCATGCAGCGCCAGATCGATGGCCGCGTGGCTAAGGTCCTCAAGGAAATCGTTCTCGAAGATCAGGAATTCTTCATGTCCGAAAAGAACCCGAAGAAGCTCAGCGTCAAGGACTACCTCCAGGAAGTCGTCGCCAAGCAGCTCGGTCTTTCCAGCCTGAAGGTCGTGAACTTCATCCGCTTCGAACGCGGTAACTAG